Part of the Methylophaga nitratireducenticrescens genome is shown below.
TTGGGTTTGCGGGGAGCAAATAAATCCTTGGGTTTGCGTCGTACTTTTCCCGGCGTAATACCTTGTCGGCGTAAATCTGCACGAACAGCCTGAACACTCTCACCCGCTTGTTCACCTTTAACTTTCCGGCCGGATTTATTTGTGCCTTGCCAGATAAACAGGTTCGGTAATTCGGCTTTTTTAGGTTTGCGTTTAGCTTTAGCTGCTGTGGCCACGGTTTATTCCTTAATGACGCGGTTAATTTCTTCCAAACTAGTCGCTCCGGCCATGACCTTTTTCAGACCGGATGCACGCAAATCATCAATCCCTTCAGCTTTTGCCTGATCCGCAAGTTGAATCGAATTTCCGCCTTCCATAATCATGCGGCCCATTGCTTCGGATACGGGCATGACTTGATAAATACCAACACGACCTTTATACCCTTCGGTGCAATGTTCGCAACCTACAGCGTGGTAAACTTTGAAATCTGTCGCAATTTGTTCAGGACTGAAACCTTCTTCAATCAAGGTTTCTTTTGGTAATGTTTCTCCCTTTTTACAATGCTGACAAAGTCGACGTGCCAGACGCTGCGCAATAATTAATGTTACGGCGGAGGCAATATTAAACGCAGGCACACCCATATTGGCCAAACGGGTAAGTGTTTGGGGAGCATCGTTGGTATGCAATGTTGAAAACACCATATGACCAGTCTGCGCAGCCTTAATGGCAATTTCAGCCGTTTCCAGATCGCGGATCTCACCCACCATGATAACGTCTGGATCCTGCCGTAAGAACGCTCTTAAGCATTCAGTAAATCCCAAACCAATCTGCGGATGTACATTGACCTGATTGATGCCGGGAAGATTAATTTCAGCAGGATCTTCTGCTGTAGAGATATTACGATCGTCAGTGTTGAGAATATTCAGTGCTGTATACAAAGAAACGGTTTTACCACTACCCGTCGGGCCGGTGACCAGCACCATGCCATAGGGTTTATGCATGGTTTCCATAAAGATTTTTTTCTGATCTTCCTCGTAACCCAGGGCATCGATCCCCAATTGGGCACTGGTTGGGTCCAGAATACGTAATACGATTTTTTCACCAAACAAGGTTGGGCAAGTACTGACACGAAAATCGATGGCTTTGGATTTGGAAATCTTCAACCGCATTCGGCCATCCTGAGGTACCCGACGTTCAGCAATATTCATACGTGATAAAACTTTAAGACGAGCGGCAATCCTTCCCCCTAAAGCGACAGGAGCTGTTTTTGTTTCATGTAAAATACCGTCAATACGCACTCTGACTCGATATTTTTTCTCATAAGGTTCAAAGTGTATATCTGATGCACCCGCTTTAATCGCTTGAGTCAAAATGCCATTGATAAATCTGACAACAGGCGTGTCATCAATATTTTTTTCAGTCAGTTCAGCACCAGCTTCGGCATCATCATCCGGCCCAAGATCAATATCATCCAGTTCCGCGTCATCAAAATCATCTAAAACCTGGTTTTTATTATCCAGAGCCTTTTCAATAGTGATGGATAATTTCTGCTCATCAACCAAAACTGGAAAGGTATTCAGCGCGGTATTAAACTGAAATTCGTCCAGTGCTTGCAGGTTCGTTGGATCGGATACCGCTATATATAAGCGTTTTCCCCGTTGAAATAACGGTAAAGCATTATGCTGACGAATCAGTTTTTCCTGAAAAAGACTGGTAGGGGCAAGCTCCATATTCATACTATCAAGATCAAACAGAGGAACCCCAAACTCCTGCGAAGCAATAGCACCAATTACATCACTTTTAAGTAATTTATTATTGACCAGATAGGTCACAAAAGATTGTGAGGCCTGTTTAGCGGTGACCTGAGCAGTATGTGCCTGCTCTTCACTCAGCAATCCTTCACTGACTAGTCGCCTAGCAAGACCGCTTAATCTAATTGGTGCTGTCATATTTGCCATTACTGGACGTGATTCCTTAATATACTGCTTACGTTCAATGCACTAGGGTCTATTTATTTTTTGTAGCTTCAAACAGTAGTGGCTATGAAAAATAAATAGAGCTTAATAGTATGTAAGTTAAATAATAAATTCTAGTTTCCAATGTGGGCCTGTCGCGGATATTCCTGTGTATACTGCCTGCCATTAAAGCATCGGGGAAGATATCATGCGAAAAATACCTGGCTGGAAAGTTCTGGCTTTTGTTCTGTGTACCACGTCAATACTGGCTTCATGCGGTTTAAAGGGTGATTTATACCTGCCGGAAGGACAAGCTAATTCTGTGAAGGTCGCCTAAAAATGCAGGATTATTT
Proteins encoded:
- the pilB gene encoding type IV-A pilus assembly ATPase PilB, with the translated sequence MANMTAPIRLSGLARRLVSEGLLSEEQAHTAQVTAKQASQSFVTYLVNNKLLKSDVIGAIASQEFGVPLFDLDSMNMELAPTSLFQEKLIRQHNALPLFQRGKRLYIAVSDPTNLQALDEFQFNTALNTFPVLVDEQKLSITIEKALDNKNQVLDDFDDAELDDIDLGPDDDAEAGAELTEKNIDDTPVVRFINGILTQAIKAGASDIHFEPYEKKYRVRVRIDGILHETKTAPVALGGRIAARLKVLSRMNIAERRVPQDGRMRLKISKSKAIDFRVSTCPTLFGEKIVLRILDPTSAQLGIDALGYEEDQKKIFMETMHKPYGMVLVTGPTGSGKTVSLYTALNILNTDDRNISTAEDPAEINLPGINQVNVHPQIGLGFTECLRAFLRQDPDVIMVGEIRDLETAEIAIKAAQTGHMVFSTLHTNDAPQTLTRLANMGVPAFNIASAVTLIIAQRLARRLCQHCKKGETLPKETLIEEGFSPEQIATDFKVYHAVGCEHCTEGYKGRVGIYQVMPVSEAMGRMIMEGGNSIQLADQAKAEGIDDLRASGLKKVMAGATSLEEINRVIKE
- the lptM gene encoding LPS translocon maturation chaperone LptM, which translates into the protein MRKIPGWKVLAFVLCTTSILASCGLKGDLYLPEGQANSVKVA